The DNA segment ACACAGACCGGTGTACGGGCGATGAGCCTCTCCTCCGAGCTCTCGGGCTGGACCCCGCGCCGGGTCGTGCTCCAGGGAGCCGGGCGCGTGAACGCGGCGGTGATTGCGAAGCGCCTGGAGCCCTTCCTGGAGTGCGAGGTTTCACAGGAGACCTTGCATCTCGAGGACGGCGAGAACGAGAGCGCCGTCGCGAATCTCTACGAGGCGGTCGCGCGACCTCAGCCCGTGCGCAGCCTGATGAGCGCGCACGGCGCCACGCTGTACGCGCTCTGGATGATCGGCGCGCTCGATCTGCGCTCCGATCGCGCCGCGCCGAGCGGTCTGCTTCCGGGCGTCGGCCCGTGCGCCGCGGCGGTCGAGCTCCAGGGAAGGCTGAACGATGCGCTCGAACGCTTCGAGGGCGCGGACCACTTCAAAGTCCTCGGTCTCGAAGCCAACGCGAGCGACGACGAGGTGCGAAAGGCCTTCATGGCGCTCGCGAAGGTCCATCACCCCGACAAGATCGGCCGGCGCGCGCCGGAGCTCCTGGAGCTCGCGGGAAAGGTCTTCGCGCGCATCGCCGAGGCGCACGAGGCGCTCGGCAACCCCGACTCGCGCGCGAGCTACACCGCCAAGATGCGCAGCTCGCGCGATGCGTCGGCCGACCGCGCCGCGGTGGGCCGGATCCTCACCGCCGAGCAGCAGTTCCGGCGCGCCGAGGAGGCCCTGCGTCGCAAGGAGTGGGACGCGGCGCTGGAGTGCCTGCGCTGGGCGCTCGAGCTCGACCCGGACGAGGGCGAGTTCCACTCGCTGCGCGGCTGGATCACGTTCCTGAAGCAGCAGGATCAGGGCGAGAGCACTCCCGATGCCGCAATCATGCACCTGAAGAAAGGCATCGCCCTCGCTCCGCAGTCGCCGAGCGGCTACTTCTACCTGGGCCAGATCCGGAAGGCTTGCGGAGACGCGGCCGAAGCGGAGAGAATGTTCCGCAAGGTCATCGAGGTCCGGCCCAACCACGTCGAGGCGCTGCGCGAGATCCGACTTCTGCAGCTGCGGCGCGCCAAGGGCGAGGACACGATCGCCGGCCGGCTTTTCGGAAGGAAGAAGAAGTAGTGGGCGTCGAGAAGACCGAGCTCGTGTGGCTGAACGGGAAGCTGATCGCCTGGGACGAAGCCAACGTCCACATCCTCACCCACACGCTGCACTACGGGCTCGGGGTCTTCGAGGGCATCCGCTGCTATCGCGGCGACGACGGTCGCAGCTCCGTGTTCCGGCTGAAGGAGCACGTCGAGCGGCTGCACCTGTCGGCGAAGATCGTCGAGATCGCCATGCCCTGGTCGCGCGAGCAGGTCGAGACAGCGATCCTCGACACGCTTCGCGCCAATCGGATGGCCGAGGGCTACATCCGCCCGATCGTGTACCTGGGCGCGGGCGCGATGGGGCTGCTGCCGCGCGACAACCCGCCGCAGCTCGCGATCGTCGTCTGGCCCTGGGGCGCGTACCTGGGCGACGAGGGGCTGGAACGCGGGATCCGCGCAAAGGTGTCTTCGTACACGCGCCACCACCCGAACGTGTCGATGACGAAGTCGAAGACCTGCGGCGACTACGTGAACTCGATCCTCGCCAAGCGCGAGGTCACGCGGCAGGGCTACGACGAGGCGATCATGCTCGACACGAACGGCCTGGTCGCGGAGTGCAGCGGCGAGAACATCTTCGCCGTGCGCCGCGGCGTAGTGAAGACTCCGCCGCTGGTGTCGGTGCTCGAGGGCATCACGCGCGACTCCGTGATCCGGATCGCGCGCGACAAGGGCATCGAGGTGGTCGAGACCAGCCTCACGCGCGACGAGCTGTACTGCGCCGACGAGGTGTTCCTGACCGGGACGGCAGCGGAGCTCACGCCGGTGCGCGAGATCGACGATCGCCAGGTCGGAGAGGGCGCTCGGGGGCCGATCACCAAGACGATCCAGTCCACGTTCTTCGACGCCGTGCACGGCCGCGACCGCAAGTACGATTCCTGGCTCTCGCCGGTCTGACTCAGCCGATCGCGAAGCCGAAGATCTCGTCCAGCACGCGGTCGCGCTGCGAGTCGGTCAGGCTCTCGTCGATCGGCAGCAGCAGGCCGGTCGCGCGCGCGTGCTCGGCCGCGGGAAGGCTCGCGAGCTCCCGTTCCGTGAGCGGAAGGCGCAGGCGCCGCGTCTCGATCCCGCTCTCGGTCAGGAGCTTCGCGAGGTCGTCGGCGCCGGTGCGCGCGAAGCGCGAGAGGCGCAGCAGATAGTCGGAGTGGGTCGAGAGCGCGCGCTCGGGCGTGGGCGGCACCCGGAACGCGTCGTAGCGCGAGAACTCCGCGGAGTAGGCGCTCGCGATCCGGCGGCGCGCCGCGATGCGATCCTCCCAGTGCGAGAGCGCGCGGCGTGCGCTGGCCGCGAGCCCGTCGCTCACGCGCTGCTCGCGGAGCCGCGGCTCGAGCTCGAGCGCGAGCGGCTCGGGCAGCGCGACGAGACAGACGCGGAAGCCAGGAGCGTGCGCGCCGAGCGGCAGTCGGAAGATGCAGGCGCAGGGACTGCGGCCGAGCCGCGAGTCGTCGAAGCGAGCGCCGAGACTCTCGCCGCCGTCCTCGAAGATCTCGAGACCGCGCTCCTCGGCCAGGCCGTAGAGCGCGTCGAGCTCCGCGGGCTGCCCCAGCGGATGCGCGACGAGGATCGCCCGCGTCCGCTCGCCGATCACGGCGGCGGCCGCGGCGGCGGAGAGCGTGAGGCGCTCGGGATGGACGTCGGCCAAGACCGGCCGCAGGCCGGCCGCGCGAAGCGACTCGATCGCGACGGCGGAGATCACGGCGGGCACGATCACCTCGTCGCCCGCTTCGAGGCCGATCGCGCCCGAGAGAGCCAGGAACGCTTCGCCCGGCGAGCGCAGCGCGAGCACGCGATCCGCGCCGAGATACTCGGCGACCTCGCGCTCCAGCGCCTCGGTCTCGGCGCCGGGATCCGGGCGCGCGACCAGGCGCGAGAGGCGGCCGCCGGAATCGTGCAGACCCGCGAACGGTACGGAGACAGGCGCCTCGGCGCGCGCCGGCACGAGCCGATCGAGGAACTCGGCGAGGCATTCGATCGCCGCCTCGACCATACACTGATACGCGTCGGACTCGTCGGCGCCGGGCTCGAGCGCTGGAAGCTCGCGGCGCAGCACCTCCTGGCCGCGCTGGCGCAGGACGATGCCGGGGCATCCGGGACTCGAGAAGCGGTCGAGCACCTCGATCAGGCCGAGCCGGCAGTTTCCCGCGATCTGAAGCGGGACGTCGTGTGCCGAGCCGAGCACCACCGCCAGATCCGGGCGGATCCGATCCTCGAGCCAGCGCACGATCTCCTCGCCGAGCTTCTGACCGCTGCGCGCGGGAATGCCGGCCCGATCGCAGAGCTCGAGCGCTTCCGGACCGAAGCTCCGCGGGGCATCGCTCTCGAGGCCGATGTACGCGACCACGCGGTCGCCGCGCTCGAGCAGTCGCTCGAGCACGCAGACCGCGCGATAGGTGCTGCCGA comes from the Deltaproteobacteria bacterium genome and includes:
- a CDS encoding branched-chain amino acid transaminase, encoding MGVEKTELVWLNGKLIAWDEANVHILTHTLHYGLGVFEGIRCYRGDDGRSSVFRLKEHVERLHLSAKIVEIAMPWSREQVETAILDTLRANRMAEGYIRPIVYLGAGAMGLLPRDNPPQLAIVVWPWGAYLGDEGLERGIRAKVSSYTRHHPNVSMTKSKTCGDYVNSILAKREVTRQGYDEAIMLDTNGLVAECSGENIFAVRRGVVKTPPLVSVLEGITRDSVIRIARDKGIEVVETSLTRDELYCADEVFLTGTAAELTPVREIDDRQVGEGARGPITKTIQSTFFDAVHGRDRKYDSWLSPV
- a CDS encoding response regulator yields the protein MEVLIVEDNRALARSLGQVLEQAGYQCRQVHDGIAALEAVGKAAPDLILIDLLLPKKDGQSVIATLGAAEATRSIPIIAMSGVFRGADPAKSVIAAGAKAFLEKPFETTELLDRVSRLIGRPMTTKSEAPRDAVDLAKTPAIEVLWSAMQLRASGAVHFELGKRHKVVVLDAGRPFAVRSNLARESLGRRLRESGLIDEQVFEAALRQSKATGKRQGEILIQMGAIGERELAAALEAQAGDKLLEIFSWGEGRSWTQTGVRAMSLSSELSGWTPRRVVLQGAGRVNAAVIAKRLEPFLECEVSQETLHLEDGENESAVANLYEAVARPQPVRSLMSAHGATLYALWMIGALDLRSDRAAPSGLLPGVGPCAAAVELQGRLNDALERFEGADHFKVLGLEANASDDEVRKAFMALAKVHHPDKIGRRAPELLELAGKVFARIAEAHEALGNPDSRASYTAKMRSSRDASADRAAVGRILTAEQQFRRAEEALRRKEWDAALECLRWALELDPDEGEFHSLRGWITFLKQQDQGESTPDAAIMHLKKGIALAPQSPSGYFYLGQIRKACGDAAEAERMFRKVIEVRPNHVEALREIRLLQLRRAKGEDTIAGRLFGRKKK